The Coffea arabica cultivar ET-39 chromosome 8e, Coffea Arabica ET-39 HiFi, whole genome shotgun sequence genome window below encodes:
- the LOC113703379 gene encoding uncharacterized protein, which yields MADATSSSPSRSPANAELALPRSDVESQLSSFLYDLSHRVQAAMEDMLKMINEIDQNSSDVMDDIKNLKDFALERKRTLDEEKEHYQKAAYAVISMLNNQFAEG from the exons ATGGCGGATGCGACGTCGTCTTCACCATCACGATCTCCGGCGAATGCTGAGCTGGCTCTTCCACGTTCCGACGTTGAATCTCAGCTCTCCTCTTTCCTTTACG ATCTTTCCCACCGGGTACAAGCTGCTATGGAGGATATGCTTAAGATGATAAA TGAAATAGATCAGAATTCTTCTGATGTAATGGATGACATAAAGAACTTGAAGGACTTTGCTCTTGAGAGGAAAAGAACCTTAGATGAAGAGAAAGAGCATTATCAGAAAGCTGCCTATGCTGTTATAAGCATGCTGAATAACCAG TTTGCTGAAGGCTAG